The following coding sequences lie in one Apium graveolens cultivar Ventura chromosome 3, ASM990537v1, whole genome shotgun sequence genomic window:
- the LOC141715151 gene encoding uncharacterized protein LOC141715151, whose amino-acid sequence MALAHKITCLGFYWPEMMDDAKNYVKKCDHCQKHAPVVRQTLEMLTSLNFPILFAMWGMDILGPFLMATTQRKYRIPHILVTNNGTQFNNEAFKKYCEENEIELRFTSVSHPQAKGQAEVAYWIILDGLKKRIEKSRNNWVDEILPILWAYRTTSRVTTGAIPFILAYTKPKQLSC is encoded by the exons ATGGCCCTTGCTCACAAGATTACTTGTTTGGGCTTCTATTGGCCGGAGATGATGGATGATGCCAAAAATTACGTGAAGAAATGTGATCATTGCcaaaagcatgcaccagtcgtTAGACAGACCCTAGAGATGCTAACTTCTCTAAATTTTCCCATCCTTTTTGCTATGTGGGGTATGGATATTCTTGGACCTTTCCTGATGGCCACTACACAAAGAAA ATATAGAATTCCCCATATTTTGGTGACCaataatggaacacaattcaacaatgaggcattcaagaagtactgtgaggAAAATGAAATCGAGTTGCGGTTCACTTCGGTTTCCCATCCTCAAGCCAAAGGGCAAGCAGAAGTGGCATATTGGATTATCCTAGATGGGTTGAAGAAGAGGATTGAAAAGTCCAGGAACAATTGGGtagatgaaatactcccaatactttgGGCATACAGGACCACGTCTAGGGTCACAACAGGAGCAATTCCCTTCATATTGGCATATACAAAGCCAAAGCAGTTGTCCTGTTGA